Proteins co-encoded in one Podospora pseudoanserina strain CBS 124.78 chromosome 7 map unlocalized CBS124.78p_7, whole genome shotgun sequence genomic window:
- the YTA7 gene encoding TAT-binding protein-like protein 7, AAA ATPase (COG:O; BUSCO:EOG092606O3; EggNog:ENOG503NX6I) yields MPSKRKRDPLDGFDPNKSDSEDENFDPTEDAPAPRRSAKKSRSTRTKKTGGGARGKRSNRYRGSDIEDDDEPEDSDLEDSFADDDHDDHKDESDEDLPTNAAGRRARKAAVKHQSYRESSAEEEEEIKESGDSASELEKTPKKSANKPSRIVVLKTAQAQRSSKRGKEEPPSKPPPAPAHPTRRTRARTEEVEEPLFELTNSGRHAQPARGASRSKSPEALARATRGNRGAGKGLKQPPQPTIEEATQESESKDEEPAAAMEGEEAESVTKGRGEEPSPVRGDVEPEVPEAQPEDEDAPMEDQPAEAAESAAPSAAADDEDDDDDDVPITRRTRGARAAASQPAEEAAEPEPETVGGGRRLTRKSRLRGKKSLQEPSSDFEPGEESADHMSASEAPNEEAPNEDDESTPTPRRGRGSRAASRRSRRNQRDSGDEEIELDKDEMAEELEELRESSRSRPRRTRRRSPSIQYEERETKKRRTKPVNYSIPAIDPAAFEVEDDDAEPAATPARNRRGGKSGGTQAWERALNTTFGPFGGGGGAGSLLNGPWGTGATGGVDSDSSDDEMNMRSGVGGTVGMTPTSAAPPVGLFNPLGSHNDGPGGIGSATPQVGKVKNQKAFADADPLGVDMNVDFSKVGGLQGHIDQLKEMVTLPLLYPELFTRFHVTPPRGVLFHGPPGTGKTLLARALANSVGHGGRKISFYMRKGADALSKWVGEAEKQLRLLFEEARRTQPSIIFFDEIDGLAPVRSSKQEQIHASIVSTLLALMDGMDGRGQVIVIGATNRPDNIDPALRRPGRFDREFYFPLPDLEGRLSILDIHTKDWGLSPQFMRALAENTKGYGGADLRALCTEAALNAIQRTYPQIYSSKEKLVVDPSKITISATDFMISVKKMIPSSERSTSSSAVPLPRTIEPLLRNQHKALIGVLDNILPREKKITALEEAMYEPYADADTGFAREAAHAEFGRSRVFRPRLLISGLPGMGQNYLAAAMLHHLEGVHVENMDVSSLLGDGRPVEQVIASRFVEVKRHKPAVIFIPNVDLWFRSIPEVAVEMFKTLIMRIPPSDPVLLLGTAECTPELLDPELLVKLFGFSKKNRAVIEPPERSYRLEFFENLLVHLRKSPHEFPDPANRKKRVIEELPVAPPPPPRTLTKEEIKAQRKADLHHLNLLKMRLQPIMDQIHRKYRKFRQPVIPLQQIAYLFDEQDPNFVRPDLAEGEHRPYEIARDKEGTEGIRDTTTGKFFYNLETTTIEERLANGYYARPHDFYKDINRLYLDAKNIGDKDRTLKANELRTNVEVDVHDISTSLANQGIRFDEIYERQLQRVREAEEKARKRKVVHSVIDLIQSDIPGDGDSDSQGPVGIGLPLSRNAGTTAARFQPILSPPSRGHGDSTQSRPLTNGTPASKVGDGDVQMGGMDEDTQPLTGRDLISPLQWPMPRNVGGPLGDSARATAGNMSQRSAITSVPPGMSPSALLNDASTTKTSDPSTNHSNNWSTQQTNGTTGQNNPDETSQLEDTQSQSIHPSGFLAGQSHSQGSSSSSQAWAHSQAAGIAQGILQPRGGVPQVTAQRTPSHPLSNVNRVTISEQGSPTSSQKPAPKAAAAPLANILNDENASSSGGKPSQNTPSTTTTTTTTTTTSGPLTVVSGVPTPGSKGSHHSSQQPVLHEGRLSEFLDILADRTAGCSIEQLEQIYRELMDEIWQSRHDWNRMAVLSRVAGVFNDAIGDIEFVQGVLVEEERDEEEEEEKRKGKEKVLESVEGGGRPSQGSSQGRGGDGFWAGLGLVGNTRGEKEQEGWFYLR; encoded by the exons ATGCCCTCAAAGCGCAAACGCGATCCCCTTGACGGATTCGACCCTAACAAATCGGATTCGGAGGACGAGAACTTTGATCCAACAGAGGACGCACCAGCGCCACGACGAAGCGCCAAGAAGTCGCGGTCGACGAGGACCAAGAAaacaggaggaggcgctCGCGGCAAGCGATCCAACAGGTACAGAGGGTCCGATAttgaagacgatgatgagcCTGAGGATAGCGACCTGGAAGATTCCTTCGCCGACGATGACCATGATGACCACAAAGACGAGTCCGACGAAGATTTGCCCACCAATGCCGCCGGTCGCCGCGCGAGGAAGGCTGCGGTGAAGCACCAATCCTACAGAGAAAGCAgcgctgaagaggaggaggagatcaaggaatCCGGTGACAGTGCCAGCGAGCTGGAGAAAACCCCAAAGAAATCGGCCAATAAGCCATCAAGAATTGTTGTGCTCAAGACAGCACAAGCACAACGATCATCCAAGCGTGGAAAGGAGGAGCCACCATCAAagccaccgccggcacctGCTCATCCAACGCGCCGAACTCGCGCCCGTaccgaggaggtcgaggagccACTGTTTGAGCTGACCAACTCTGGGAGACACGCACAGCCAGCTCGGGGAGCCTCTAGGAGCAAGAGCCCAGAAGCATTGGCTCGTGCGACTCGCGGAAACCGCGGAGCTGGCAAAGGCCTCAAACAGCCACCCCAGCCCACCATCGAGGAAGCAACGCAAGAAAGCGAGTCCAAGGACGAGGAACCTGCCGCGGCTatggaaggagaggaggcagagTCCGTGACTAAGGGTCGGGGAGAGGAACCATCTCCAGTtcgtggtgatgtcgagccAGAAGTCCCAGAAGCCCAGccagaagatgaagatgctcCGATGGAAGATCAACCTGCAGAGGCCGCCGAATCTGCCGCGCCATCCGCAGCagccgatgatgaagatgacgatgatgacgatgttcCAATCACCAGAAGGACACGGGGTGCGCGAGCAGCTGCGTCACAGcccgccgaggaggctgcggAACCAGAACCGGAGACCGTCGGAGGGGGTCGCCGTCTTACACGAAAATCGCGCCTTCGTGGAAAGAAAAGTTTGCAAGAGCCTAGTAGCGACTTCGAACCTGGTGAAGAATCTGCCGATCACATGTCTGCGTCAGAGGCTCCTAATGAGGAGGCACCcaatgaggatgatgagtcCACTCCCACACCTCGTCGTGGTCGCGGCTCTAGAGCTGCGAGTCGACGGAGCCGTCGTAACCAGCGAGATTCCGGGGACGAAGAAATCGAACTCGACAAGGATGAGATGGCcgaagagctggaggagctgcgTGAAAGTAGTAGATCACGGCCCCGCCGAACTCGTCGCAGATCACCGTCCATCCAGTATGAGGAACGGGAAACCAAGAAGCGTCGCACAAAGCCGGTCAACTACAGCATACCTGCCATCGACCCTGCTGCtttcgaggttgaggatgatgatgccgagcCAGCTGCCACGCCTGCCAGAAACCGCAGAGGTGGCAAGAGCGGCGGCACTCAAGCCTGGGAGCGTGCTCTCAACACTACGTTTGGTCCgttcggcggtggtggtggggctgGTTCCCTACTCAACGGACCATGGGGCACTGGAGCTACCGGTGGTGTAGACTCTGACAGTAGTGACGACGAGATGAACATGCGCTCTGGCGTTGGCGGTACCGTCGGCATGACGCCTACTTCTGCCGCGCCACCAGTCGGTCTCTTCAACCCTCTCGGTTCCCATAATGATGGGCCTGGAGGTATTGGGAGCGCGACTCCCCAAGtcggcaaggtcaagaaTCAAAAGGCGTTTGCTGACGCCGATCCTCTCGGTGTTGATATGAACGTCGACTTTAGCAAAGTTGGCGGTTTGCAGGGTCATATCGACCagctgaaggagatggtTACGCTTCCGCTGCTGTATCCTGAGCTCTTTACCAGGTTCCACGTCACGCCACCTAGAGGTGTGCTGTTTCATGGTCCACCTGGCACTGGTAAGACGCTCCTTGCCAGAGCGCTTGCCAACTCTGTTGGTCATGGAGGCCGCAAGATCAGTTTCTACATGCGAAAAGGTGCTGATGCCCTCAGCaagtgggtgggtgaggctgAGAAGCAACTTCGGTTgctgtttgaggaggcgaggaggacacAACCCAGCATCATCTTCTTTGATGAAATCGACGGCCTCGCGCCCGTGCGATCCAGCAAGCAGGAGCAGATCCATGCCAGTATCGTATCGACGTTGTTGGCGCTGATGGATGGTATGGATGGTCGTGGTCAGGTTATCGTTATTGGTGCGACCAATCGACCAGACAACATCGACCCTGCTCTTCGCCGACCGGGTCGCTTCGACAGAGAATTTTACTTTCCTCTGCCTGATTTGGAAGGCAGACTTTCCATCCTGGACATTCACACCAAGGACTGGGGTCTGTCTCCGCAGTTCAtgagggcgttggcggaAAACACCAAGGGTTACGGAGGTGCTGATCTGAGAGCACTCTGCACCGAGGCTGCACTGAATGCCATCCAGAGGACCTACCCGCAAATCTACTCGTCCAAGGAGAAGCTTGTTGTCGACCCTTCCAAGATTACGATTTCGGCGACGGACTTTATGATTTcggtcaagaagatgatTCCCTCGTCTGAGAGGTCGacttcgtcgtcggcggtGCCGCTCCCGAGGACGATTGAGCCGCTGCTGAGGAACCAGCATAAGGCTTTGATTGGGGTGTTGGATAATATTCTGCcgcgggagaagaagatcactgcgttggaggaggccatgTATGAGCCTTATGCCGATGCGGATACTGGTTTTGCGCGGGAGGCGGCGCATGCTGAGTTTGGAAGGTCGAGAGTTTTCaggccgaggttgttgatTTCGGGGCTGCCGGGGATGGGGCAGAATTATTTGGCGGCTGCCATGTTGCATCATTTGGAGGGGGTTCATGTTGAGAATATGGATGTGTCGAGCTTACTTGGGGATGGAagg CCTGTTGAGCAAGTGATTGCCAGCCGATTTGTCGAGGTCAAGAGGCACAAACCGGCGGTTATCTTCATTCCTAATGTTGATCTCTGGTTCCGCAGCATACCGGAGGTGGCTGTTGAGATGTTCAAGACTCTTATCATGCGCATCCCGCCGTCGGACCCGGTTCTGTTGTTGGGCACTGCCGAGTGCACTCCTGAGTTACTTGATCCAGAGCTTTTGGTCAAGCTGTTTGGGTTCTCCAAGAAGAATCGGGCCGTGATTGAGCCTCCTGAGAGATCATACCGCCTCGAGTTCTTTGAGAACTTGCTTGTTCACCTGAGGAAGTCGCCGCACGAATTCCCCGACCCTGCCAACCGCAAGAAGCGGGTTATTGAAGAGCTCCCTGttgccccccctccaccaccgaggaCCCTCACCAAGGAAGAGATCAAGGCTCAGCGCAAGGCTGACTTGCACCACCTCAATCTTTTGAAAATGCGGTTGCAACCGATTATGGATCAGATTCACCGCAAGTATCGGAAGTTTAGGCAGCCGGTCATTCCCCTTCAACAGATTGCGTATCTGTTTGATGAGCAGGATCCCAACTTTGTCCGGCCTGATCTTGCCGAGGGCGAGCACAGGCCGTATGAGATTGCACGGGACAAGGAGGGCACTGAGGGCATCAGGGACACGACCACGGGCAAGTTTTTTTACAATTtggagaccaccaccatcgaggAGAGGCTTGCCAATGGGTATTATGCCCGGCCGCATGATTTCTACAAGGACATCAACAGGCTTTACCTGGATGCGAAGAATATTGGTGACAAGGACAGGACACTCAAGGCCAATGAGCTGAGGACTAACGTCGAGGTGGATGTGCATGATATCAGCACCTCGCTGGCGAATCAGGGGATCAGGTTTGACGAGATTTACGAGAGGCAGCTGCAGAGGGTcagggaggcggaggagaaggctaggaagaggaaggttgTTCACTCGGTTATTGATCTGATCCAGTCGGATATTCCGGGTGATGGGGATAGTGACTCTCAGGGGCCCGTGGGCATTGGTTTGCCGCTTTCGCGCAATGCGGGgacgacggcggcgaggttCCAGCCGATTTTGAGTCCGCCTTCTAGGGGCCATGGGGATTCGACGCAGTCGAGGCCGTTGACGAACGGCACGCCGGCGTCGAaggtgggtgatggggatgtgcAGATGGgtgggatggatgaggaTACTCAGCCGTTGACTGGGAGGGATTTGATTTCGCCGCTGCAGTGGCCCATGCCTAGGAATGTTGGGGGTCCGCTGGGTGATTCGGCGAGAGCAACGGCGGGGAATATGTCGCAGCGGTCTGCTATCACCTCTGTTCCGCCGGGTATGTCACCGTCGGCATTATTGAATGATGCTTCGACGACCAAGACGTCGGACCCGTCGACAAACCACTCCAACAACTGGAGCACACAACAGACCAACGGCACTACGGGGCAGAACAACCCTGACGAGACGTCCCAGCTGGAAGACACGCAGTCTCAAAGCATCCACCCAAGCGGGTTCCTGGCTGGACAAAGCCACAGCCAAggctcatcatcaagcaGCCAAGCCTGGGCGCACTCCCAGGCAGCGGGCATAGCACAAGGGATTCTCCAACCTAGGGGTGGCGTCCCGCAGGTCACAGCTCAACGAACGCCCTCCCATCCCTTGTCCAACGTCAACCGTGTTACCATTTCAGAACAAGGCTCCCCGACCTCGTCGCAAAAACCCGCGCCAAAGGCCGCGGCAGCACCTTTGGCAAACATCCTCAACGACGAGAATGCCTCCTCTAGCGGTGGCAAACCctcccaaaacaccccctcgacaacaacaacaacaacgacaacaacaaccacttcCGGACCCCTTACCGTCGTTTCGGGTGTTCCCACCCCGGGATCAAAGGGATCTCACCACTCATCTCAGCAACCTGTCCTGCACGAGGGTCGGCTGTCAGAATTTCTGGATATTCTGGCGGACAGGACAGCGGGGTGTTCGATTGAACAGCTGGAGCAGATTTACCGGGAGCTGATGGATGAGATTTGGCAGAGCAGGCACGACTGGAACAGGATGGCGGTGCTGAGCCGGGTGGCGGGGGTGTTTAATGATGCGATTGGAGATATCGAGTTTGTGCAGGGGGttctggtggaggaggagagggatgaggaggaggaggaggagaagaggaaggggaaggagaaggttttggagagtgtggagggcggtgggaggCCAAGTCAGGGGAGTTCGCAAGGacgagggggggatgggttttgggctgggttgggtttggtggggaatacgaggggggagaaggagcaggaggggtggttttaTTTGC
- the RPA49 gene encoding DNA-directed RNA polymerase I subunit rpa49 (EggNog:ENOG503P0GY; BUSCO:EOG09262BVA; COG:K), giving the protein MGDPSEKKRRRAEDDTPKSKKKKSEGAGAAMEFSITKVHTPQVSPPVVAVTPGFLLRDKHAFDVYEKVPQQANKRRKSGGIPQAPEMALHSSTHVSIDYTARETEQMLNHYLAIVDPKTKEIEIISAKKMMVRHKVRAQQEERKEPGEENVAQTNYERRTALGEEFGTRKAKKALKSVADNAIMASTDNLGQAENTMLQNVKEVFAKSATKEELQAAVDQVRPVPKGNYNAEHIQDVYIPREIIGSEILNAVPVMDWQEAVRNNEAVNVPSRFVAHRIARVAANKEDKERLQVLRYLLWVIILWVTTGKGRERGTKTIAKRDKLRELLSPAPEVVIENIRRKFSDNGVMRKEHMELLMTHCCVFASIIDNFEVNMNDLREDLKLEQKQLAQYFMEVGARVKQSKAGGVMKHIAKLQLPLVFPRIRSGARR; this is encoded by the exons ATGGGCGACCCAtccgaaaagaagagaaggagagcCGAGGATGACACTccaaagtccaagaagaagaagtctgAGGGCGCCGGTGCCGCCATGGAGTTTTCAATAACCAAAGTCCACACGCCGCAGGTTTCACCTCCTGTCGTAG CCGTAACACCAGGATTCCTTCTCCGCGACAAGCACGCATTCGATGTCTACGAAAAGGTCCCCCAACAGGCCAACAAGCGCCGAAAGAGCGGCGGTATTCCCCAAGCGCCCGAGATGGCTCTCCACTCCTCCACACACGTATCGATAGACTACACGGCCCGCGAGACCGAGCAAATGCTCAATCACTATCTCGCCATTGTGGATCCAAAGACCAAGGAAATCGAAATCATTTCagccaagaagatgatggtgcGACACAAGGTTCGAGCGCAACAAGAGGAGCGCAAGGAACCAGGGGAGGAGAATGTTGCTCAG ACCAACTACGAGAGGAGAACAGCGCTCGGCGAAGAGTTCGGTACTAgaaaggccaagaaggcgcTCAAGTCCGTCGCCGATAATGCCATCATGGCCTCGACCGACAACTTGGGACAAGCTGAGAACACCATGTTGCAAAATGTCAAGGAGGTGTTCGCCAAATCGGCCACTAAGGAGGAGCTGCAAGCTGCTGTCGATCAGGTCAGACCAGTGCCCAAGGGCAACTACAATGCCGAGCACATCCAGGATGTGTATATCCCCAGAGAGATCATCGGATCCGAGATTCTCAACGCGGTGCCGGTCATGGATTGGCAGGAAGCTGTTCGCAACAACGAGGCTGTCAACGTTCCTTCGCGTTTTGTTGCCCACCGCATTGCGCGTGTGGCAGCCaacaaggaggacaaggaacGGTTGCAGGTTTTGCGATATCTGTTGTGGGTCATCATCCTCTGGGTCACTACCGGGAAGGGCAGGGAGCGTGGTACCAAGACCATTGCGAAAAGGGACAAGCTTCGAGAGCTTCTGTCCCCAGCGCCCGAGGTGGTCATTGAGAATATTCGTCGAAAATTCTCAGATAATGGTGTGATGCGCAAGGAGCACATGGAGCTGCTCATGACGCACTGCTGTGTTTTTGCCAGCATCATTGACAACTTTGAGGTCAACATGAACGACCTGAGAGAGGATCTCAAGCTGGAGCAGAAGCAGCTTGCCCAGTACTTCATGGAGGTGGGTGCGCGGGTCAAGCAGTCCAAGGCTGGCGGCGTCATGAAGCATATTGCCAAGTTGCAGCTGCCACTGGTGTTCCCCAGGATTCGGTCAGGGGCACGGAGATAA